From Quercus lobata isolate SW786 chromosome 11, ValleyOak3.0 Primary Assembly, whole genome shotgun sequence:
TAATTATCTTAATAAGTCAACAGAACTGCCTGTCTGTATTCCTCTCTTTACGTATATTTTACTCATATCTGACTATTGAAATTCTCATCCTTGACAAGAATCTAGGATATTATATTGTATCTTAGTGCTTAGAATATGTTCTGAAACTataagatattttaaaatatatgagAAAGTACTCTTCATGACTATAAGTAGAATTCTTACACACTGCCACTGCTCAAACTAGCCTAAAgtaacattttattttcaaataagtaTGGAAAgttacattttattttcaagtaagTATTATGAGTACATAGTTTTAGGTTGGCAAACCTTAATCAAATTTATGGCTTATAAGCGTCTTTACTGTGCATATGAAGTTCAAGACATGTGCCCTCAAGTATTGAAGAAGATCTGCAAGATTACTTAAGTCGATCTATCAAGAATCATGCAACCAAAATCTTGATTCAACCAATCAGTTGTCCAAACTTCTAGGGTTTTGTGACCCCATATCCAATGTATAAAGGCAAACATATGGGACTTGAAAATAGAGTTTTGGAGAACTGTGTTTTTGTACACCTAGGTTAGGTTAACCAAGTTCTCTCAAAGCATCACTTGGTGATTCAAGATTCAAGATTTGGTAATCAAGGTGAAGTTGCCGCAATCGGAACACAGTCAAGCTACTATGAAGAATCTTCAAGATGGTTATTGAAGTCACAAGCAAATTAAAGCTTCAGTGTTAATGAGTAGAGTCCATGGTCTTAGAGCTGTGTGAAGTCACGTTGATAAACACTTCACTAGTTAGCAATAGATTGATGGTCAAGTCTATTGAAAACACTTCAACTTTACATAATGGATCTACAAGAAAGTTTTTCCCTAACAAGATTTTCTCTTCGTAACCATATAGcctatgttatttattttcagcTATTTATTATTTGCGATATGGTTGTATGCATGATTCCTCGAACTAAATTTTCAAGTATAGTTGGATAATCAATCAACTTGGGATTAAAATTGATTTCTTAATAACAACTGGGTCTAAATTTGACAACAAGTGTCATCTTtgctaattattattttgttttatttatttcattgttttatttaatttacatTCATCTCTTTTACTTTTGATAATTAGTTACTTTGGGGTTGCATTCATCTATTGGGATATCAGTATGCATTTATCATGTCAATTTTCTTGTGCATTGCCCACAACAAGTTAAATAAATTGAAGTATAACCCTCTTATAGTTTTACTATATCCTTGTTTTGGCCATTGGCAGTAGTAttcaataacaacaataataagccttaattccaaatttttggGATTGATTATGCATCAACAAATTAGTTAGGGTTAAccacatatattcttttttttttatctattccACCTAAAGTCATATTCTCCattacttccttaattgacaagtccttttttactacttttactAATGCTATTTTGGGTCTTTTTCAaccttttttcattctttcaacTTAGATCAACTCACTGTTTCTTACCTATGTATTAACTACTCTCctttgaatatatatttattatttggaGTAGCAAATTAGAATAGAGTTATTATATTTGTAAGGCTTCAATTCTACATGGTAGATTTGTTTTTTccctaaaccctaaaatccTAATGTATGTTTATACCAATCAAGACCCGAGTATAATtggattaattaataacttggcttaAAATTGGTAGTTTGGCACAACTTGGGCTTAAATTCCCTAATTGCTCTTTTTCATGTAAATAGGTATTAAAGCACTTTTCTTCCACTCATTAGGCATTTAATTAACACGTAAGATTTTATTGAAAAGGTTTGTCAACCAACATATGCTTACATCACCCAAGCACTTCCAAACTTTAATAGGAATTTCATCTAGTCTTGATGCATCTTTTACCTCGGTCATCCTAATTCTTCGAACAAATCTATAGTTTCTATCCTTAATTGGATTACCCAAATCACTCCAATATTATATATTGTTTCcattaaaaagttaattaaaataacttttatatttctctttaaTATGCTCTCTTTTCACTAAATTCAAGTCTCTTATTTTAATagacttattttaatttttcttgtctCAGCAAGTTTATAACTCCCTCCTTTTGTCCCTAACTTATTATGTAATTTATCTCAAGCCTTAAATTTAGCCTCTTGGACAAACTTTTTTTTGCCTCACTCTTTTGGCCATTATTGCTATTTGCTTGTTTCTAATTGGAAATTATTGCTTTGTTTGCTTGTTTCTACCGTATTGCACCTTAGGTTGATGCCTTTAATTCTTCAGTTGCTTGCCTGAAACCCACCATCACGATTACCAACACTAATTTCTGACCATGGAGTTTGCAACTTTGCACCATTAGCTGTACTGCCCTTAAGTTTGATCCGGTATTTGTAAAATGAATTATACATGCTTCAAAAAGGTAATAAGAGTACAcgactttttactttttactttttacccccttttttaataataatacctttaTTAGAGCCCATTACtaacattatttatattatggatcaatcacaataaatcatgttaACAATTATGAGCGAAGTTGTGTTCTTGAActtatttttcacaaaatgttttaatattttatttgatcaaAGCACTTCCATGACCATGTGATATATCAGCCGaacattgtccttttttttcttttcttttttttgaattatgagtCAAGTAAATGTGACTTTTTACAAGTGGAGAATGGGTCATTATTCAATCAAATGATCCAGGTGATATAGCTAAAAAGAAGCAAGGAAGATTCCATCAGTGATGACATTGATGATGAAGGAGCATGCTCCCATAAGACAACATCATCAAATGTTTAGAGCTGTGGAAACAGTCAGCCCTACATATGAGTTCAAAATGTACTATTTAAGATGAATTGAGTGCTTAtgtttttaaaatcaaaataagtaTTCATGCAACCGTTATGGATATCATTTCACCTCTATCCTTCTTCATTGCCCAAAGGCTCCATGGCTGCAGGCTGGCCCATTATTGTGCTCCCTAGAAAAGAAAACACTCTTCTGAAGAATTTTCAATTAGGGTCAGAGAAAGCTTTGATGCATCAACCAATAATCTAGAGTCCTTGTTTTCAGGCTCAAATTAAATGGTACAAGGTAGAGTTCCCGAAAAAACAAAAGCTAATGTGATTAGCAACATCCAAAATATAGGTTGGTACCATTTTTTTCATCAAGCACAAAACAAGCCTTGTTATACTGCAATTTTGCTTCCCAATGATCCTAACTCATTGAccagaaagggaaaaaaaggttCATGCGGGTTcacacaaaagagagagaaagaaaattaaagtgaTAAAATCCCAAACATGCTCTAAAATCAAAGTTagatgctttattttttttcttttttcacattgCATAAAAACTCTTAAAGTGAGAAGGGCGGGCCTCCAGCCTCCTAGGTGATCAGTGATCCCTACTTATTCCTAtgcaaagaacaaaagaaagatggGCCCCAAGGCCCAATGTGTCCACTGCGGCCACctgaaaagacaaaaaatataGTGGAGTTTTTATATGCATGCACAAAGTTGATATCATGCTTGGATAGTTGGATGATCCCcgttatttaaaattaaaaagagactGACAACTTGATAGTTCTTACCAGTCTGGGTACATCAACAACAACGTGACTGATTAGGCTACCACTCTATATTCAAATATACCTTGTATAGACCCCCAAAGGTGCACATCGAGTGATAATGATAATTAAGGTGTGATTGGCCTTGTGATCCAACTATTTTGATGAGCATATagatatacaaaaaaaattaaaataaaataaaaagagagagaattataATTGTGTGTTCTTAAACAATATGCTTAGAGACATAATGTTAACGAAGGTTTGATTGGCCTTGTGAACCAAGCTACTTTTATAAGCAACATAGATataacaaaagaagagagagagagagagagatgcataTTCTTAAACAATAAATCTAAAGACATAATGGGAGCTTTGTAATTTAGTGACATTATATGCACTTACTTATGAGAAAAACTAAGATTTGAATCTCCATCTCCATAATCTTAACTACACACACACTCATGCCTcatcactcttttattttttttattttgagtgtagtgttataatatttgaaaataagaTATAATGGTAAGAGCCTTGTAATTTAATGTCATTATATGCTTTTACTTACGAGGAGAATCAAGATTCAAATCTCCATCTCCATtattataactatatatatacacacacacacgcaagCATGCACATGCCTCATCgctctttttcatttatttattttgagtgtagtgtcaaaatatttaaaaatgagatataaTGGTAAAAGTCTTGTAATTTAGTAACATTATATGCTCTTACTTATGAGGAGAACCAAGATTTGAATCTTCATCTCCATTATTGTAACTAGCTTGTaacttcatgcatatgcatgaatacacttaaagatatacaataagatatataatataattcttatatataatttaaatattattgatagtcatttttatattttgttaactttttaaaaaaatttgtaaggatattattaggtataaaatgtaaattgtccattttaaaaaaaaaattattgtgaagcactttttgtttttattttttatgatttatttattttaaactctttagtttttgtacttaataactcatttgaatgaatatttatgatgtgatcccacattttattctaaaatttagaaataaaactcttaatgaataaataattcaggatacatggcgcaaaattggaactctaatttagaattctaatttgaatttctctTAGGTtcatctattattatatatatatggactgcacacacacacacacacatgtgcCTCATCgcccttatttatttatttatttattttgagtgtagtgtcataatatttaaaaataagataaagatAGTGTCCTAATTCTTAGGATCTTTCCCtacgtgatttttttttaaaattagttatTTGCACGTGAGAAAGGAAAATACCTAAAAACTTAggaacttttttaaaatagtaaattactctttcatcttgtttgtgtttttaaatttaaaattatttaactaaaagataggaGTATTTTAAAGAGTTTAAAAATTTGTGTGAGGATACTTAAGTATGCAAAATgataaaacccaaacaaaaaatcttattattaGTAGTATAGACTATAGATTACACTTGGTGTAATTTTAAGCAATATTATACCAcccaatatttttcaattaaaggcgaattttgacaaattcaacGTTGAATtgcattatcttcatatattcttcatacttgcaaaatttcaagatgatcaaagatcaatatccatatcattaatcaattgtttaaattcaagtttttgtagttaaaataatgcataaaagatgagtttatggatcgaatagtaaataacatccgattggcatAAAAAGTGGCACgtgtattaagaacatataaaacatgtaatccaGTGGTGgaatttttataatatgaatttaataacaagttattaggtgttgtaatattatttagagTTATATTAGagaaataacatattttaattatagagaaataacattttttacaacttttttcataACCGCTGACATGACTTGTTGTGAGTTGTTATATGTGCATGATAAAATGGTGTTAATATCTATTGTGATTTGTAATTTATgcgtaaataaataaaaatcgtATCAATGGTAAGCTCTTGTCAAAGTGATATTACTGTATAGGGCTATGTTATCTATTGTTAAATATAGTGTGTTACTTATTGGTcatttttaaaaccaaatatACTCAAGCTCTATGTCATAATTATAGGAGGTGAAGCGCCCTTGGCCAAGCAATTATAACAAACGAACTCTTGCATATTATAGTTCAAAACTATTATCATTGATGCAGAACATTATATataatcaaaaatcaaaatactgtTGGTCAAGGTCAAGATCGACCTGCTTTACTAATCTAGTTCAGTATTGATTATGGTGGAGCTCTAGAGTCTAGAACAGTCCATCATCACGGGGTAAATTAATTTTGCATTACTTACTTATCATTGCTACTTTAGATTTTCATTTGGGGTCAAAAACCTCATGTATTGGAGATTCAAAATATGACTTCTCTGCCCATTTGGATTCAGTAATTAAGATAGGAAAAGCAAGGCTGTGTTTGTAATTTTGTCATGTAAAGTAACGAATTCTAAATATTGGTTTGATCAAACGGTCCGTTGTTATATTCATCTTTATGTAACattgcttttgctttttctttttataaagttAAAGATGAAACTAAAAGACACTCTATTTGAGAGTGGGAGTGGAGAACCTTGGATACTACTAATGTATCCTAAATTTGCCTTGCAATTTCATTAGCTAGCCAAATCACATTTGAATCACTTCATTACCTCTATCCCTTCTTCTTGTGTGTCTGTACTTTGTACTTTGTATGTGTCTATGTCAATAGAAACTATATGTGAAATGTGATATTGcttttcttgaatttgtttCACTACAACCCACCTGCTCTATATTTCAATTTCCATGGCTGCTTCTGATATGAGGTCCGTCTTCCTCTCTATTCTACTTCTTGTGTTCCTTACATCTTCTCATCCTGTTTTTTCACATAATGTATCTCTCAAAGGGCAAGCTTCAATCCTAGTTTCTCTCAAACAAGCTTTTGAGTCCTACAATTCTTCTCTCAATACCTGGAATGTATCAAACTACTTGTCTCTTTGTTCTTGGGCTGGTGTCCTTTGTGACAGCATGAACAGATTTGTAGTTTCACTTGACATATCCAATTACAACATCACTGGCACTCTCTCACCTGCAATCACAGAACTTCCAAGCCTTGTTAATCTTTCAGTTGCAGCTAATAATTTTGCAGGTTCTCTTCCACCAGATATTCACAAGCTAGAAAGACTTCAATTCCTCAACATATCCATTAATATGTTCAGTGGAAACTTAAGCTGGGAGTTCTCTCAGTTGAAAGAGCTTGTTGTGCTAGATGCTTATGATAACAGTTTTAATTGCTCACTTCCTTTGGGTGTCAGTGAACTTCCCAAGCTCCAGTACTTGGACTTTGGCGGGAATTTCTTCACTGGGAATATCCCTTCAAGCTATGGAGATATGAAGCAGCTCAACTATCTTTCACTTGCAGGAAACTCATTGGATGGTTTTATACCGAGCGAACTTGGTAATCTTACTAATCTCAAGCAGCTTCGCTTAGGATACTACAACGAATTTGATGGCGGTATCCCTCCAGAGATTGGTAAGCTTATCAATCTCTCTCATTTAGACCTCGCAAGTTGTGGCTTGGAAGGTCCAATTCCTGCAGAGTTAGGCAATCTAAACAAGTTAGACACTGTCTTCATGCAAACAAATCAGCTTAGCGGTTGGCTTCCTCCTCAACTCGGCAATTTGAGTAGTCTCAAAACTCTTGATCTTTCAAATAATGTGCTAACAGGAGCTATCCCAGTTGAGCTGTCAGGACTCAAAGAGCTTACCCTCTTGAACCTGTTCATCAACAAATTGCATGGGGAGATCCCTCAGTTCATTGCAGAGCTACCCAAGTTAGAAGTTTTAAAGCTGTGGCAGAATAACTTCACTGGAGCCATTCCTTCAAAGCTTGGTCAGAATGGTAGACTAATTGATCTTGATTTGTCCACTAATAAGCTCACTGGATTGGTCCCCAAGTCTCTATGCTTTGGAAGGAATTTGAAGACCTTGATTTTACAATACAATTTTCTGTTTGGGGCTCTGCCTAATGATCTTGGTCAATGCGACACACTCAACAAAGTTAGACTAGGGCATAATTATTTGACTGGGTCAATACCACTTGGCTTTCTTCACTTGCCTGAGCTATCACTCATGGAGTTACAAAACAACTATCTTAGTGGGCAACTTCCTCAAGACACAAGCAAGGTACCCTCAAAACTAGTCCAGCTAAATCTTTCAAATAATCGTTTGTCGGGGTCTCTTCCTACTTCTATTGCAAATTTCCCCAGCTTGCAGATTCTTCTACTAAATGGAAACCAATTCACAGGAGAAATTCCATCAGACATAGGCCAGTTGAAAAAAGTCCTAACTTTTGATATGAGTAGAAACAACATTTCAGGCAGAATCCCTCCTGAGATTGGTAATTGTATCTTGCTCACTTATTTAGATTTGAGTCAAAACCAACTCTCAGGCCCAATCCCAGTCCAAACTTCTCAAATTCACATGCTAAATTATCTCAATGTCTCATGGAACCAACTTAACCAGAGCCTTCCAAAGGAAATTGGGTCCATGAAGAGCTTAACTTCTGCagatttctcccacaataaCTTCTCTGGTCCAATACCCGTAACTGGCCAATATTCACTATTCAACTCTACATCCTTTTCGGGTAACCCTCAGCTCTGTGGTTCTTACTTGAGTCCATGCAACTATTCATCAATCTCACCATTAGAATCACACAACCATAAAGGCATCAAGGCTCAAGTTTCAGGCAAGTTCAAGCTTATATTTGCTTTGGCACTCTTATTGTGCTCATTAGTATTTGTTATTCTAGCAATCATCAAGACCAGAAAGGTAAGAAGGAATTCAAATCTGTGGAAGCTCACAGCATTCCAGAAGCTAGAGTTTGGAAGTGAAGACATATTAGAATGCATAAAGGACAACAACATTATAGGAAGAGGTGGAGCTGGGATTGTATATAGAGGAACAATGCCAAATGGGGAGCAAGTAGCTGTGAAGAAGCTGTTGGGAATAAGCAAAGGCTCTTCCCATGATAATGGCCTTTCTGCAGAAATACGCACACTTGGCAAAATTCGTCACAGAAACATTGTGAGGTTGCTGGCATTTTGTTCAAATAAAGAGACCAATTTTCTTGTTTATGAGTACATGCCAAATGGTAGTCTTGGTGAAGTTCTACATGGGAAGAGAGGTGGTTTTCTCAAGTGGGCTACAAGGCTCAAAATTGCCATTGAAGCAGCTAAAGGCCTTTGTTACTTGCACCATGATTGTTCACCTCTAATACTTCATCGTGATGTCAAGTCCAATAACATTTTACTTAACTCTGATTTCGAGGCTCATGTAGCAGATTTTGGACTTGCCAAGTTCTTACAAGATACAGGAACATCAGAGTGCATGTCTGCAATTGCAGGATCTTACGGCTATATAGCTCCAGgtacttttctttataataCTATAGATGTACATATCAGTTTCAAACATTATACATAGTTTTAGCTAATAAATTGCTAGCTTAACATGTCAAGAAACTGTGGATCTAATTATTTAAGAGTTCAGATCACTTGTTTTGATATCATGAATTCATGATATATTAccatttatatcaaaaaaattaaactgtTAACAAATAGTGCAGTTAATCATTATCATTTCAGTTTGAAACATTATTCATAGTTTTCAGTTAATAAATTACTAGCTTAACCTGTTAGGAAACATGAAATTAATAGTTTaagaccattttttttaaatcatgataAATTATCATTTGTACTAAAagcttaaaaattattaaaaaatagtgAATTCGATCATTTTACTCATTATTCTAACATGAGTTTCATTCGATCCAATTTCCTGCTCAGGAGATCTAATCACTAAGATTGAGTAGTTAAATAAAGCATAAACCAAAGTCAATTTGACTTGGAGAAATGAGTTGGTCACCCGGGTTCCTAGGAAAGAAGTTGCTTTCATTCAAAAActtattcattttcttcaactttAGGTTTCAAATAACAACCAGAtcaatatatagtatatacatcTCAGCCCCACTGTCCATAAAAATGTACCAAATACTTTCCTTGGGTCCAACCAGTGTATTGAAAGCAGATTCCTGTGCATTCCAAGAAGGGTAAAGCCTAAAGGCTCCACTAACCCAATGGaaaattctacttttttttgctttttcttttactCAATTTCATACTAATGGTAATGGGTAATGAGCCTTGCATgccttgaaagttgaaaccttACACCAAATGTTGGCTCACTCTAATTACAACCATCCTTTtgaccaaaacccaaaactaaaACCTTAACTAAATGCACGTCTACCAAAGAAAGAATACCCTTTAAAGAATCCAGATTGGGATCCAAGTTTTTTTACTTTCCCTTTCCCTGAACCCtataaagaaacatgtgtatggACTATGGAATACAGACACAGAAACCCCaaataccttttcttttctcacattagAGTTTGCTACTTTACTTGGGGAGATGAGCCTCACCTATACTTTCTCTGTAAAAGAATAGTGCGGGTGAGTCATGCATGAAATTCCACTCGTACTTCACAATATTGAAAAGACCCATTTACCCTTTACCTTCTCTTTGAAGTACCCATGCTaaaaatttagtataaaaatatatatatatatatatatatataaataaaataaaataaaaaaaccctaaagGCTTCAACTTCAAGTACCATATCTGTGAATAATTGTCTCATGAATATGCATGTGTGACTGTGATCTGTCtcacaactcttttttttttctttttttttgagaagccagACCAGAAAGTCTGGGAATTTATTCAAAACTTGAAAGTAAACATCCCTTACAACAAAAGCATCCCTCAAAACAAGAGCGCTAATATCAGGTGGAGAAACCTCCAACCAGACCTATAGACTTGTCACTGTGCATGCTTTGTCACTGTGCATCAGTAACCTCCTTTTTACACGTGTTTTATAGCTGTGAAACTCACACACAATAAAAGGAAGAATTCATATATTTGATGTATTATGTATAAGATATATTTTCCTATTCATTAGAAATTGTTCTTTATTTTGGTaaagtttaataaaattttaaagttgtacaaaaaataaaaataaaaataaaggaaccaacTTTTTAAGTACGTCGACCTATATCTGACTCTATATTCTCTTATTAtgcatttaattaaaatattcataatttttttaagtttttttttatggagagagagtttagaaaaaataaataaaagaaaaggtttttttggttaaaaaaaaaagttttttttttgggttaaaaaggTTACAAAACGCTTTAATGCTGTCTCGAgttttgcaaaaatttaaataatggaGATTCGGATGTACgtaggaccttttttttttaatgtgattcTTGATAACAATGCTCTTCaatttagctaaaaatatatattataaagagTCGGATGGTAGTGCTTGGGGCTCATTTGTGGGACGTGTTATCTCATACTCCAGTACTTAACTTTATTTAATCTATTTCTGCATTACAAAATTACTTTTAAGTACTTTCCTTTCTTCCCTTCTACATATTATGGATTATGGTGGAATTCAGCAAtaaatccttctttttttttttttttttcttttgtgtgtgtttgctTTTTGTTACAGAGTATGCATACACATTGAGAGTTGATGAGAAAAGTGATGTCTATAGCTTTGGAGTAGTACTGCTAGAACTCATAACTGGGCGAAGGCCTGTTGGTAACTTTGGGGAAGAAGGGATAGACATTGTTCAATGGACCAAGATACAAACTAATTCAAGCAAAGAAAGAGTGGTGAAAATCCTGGATGAAAGGTTGGGTGATATTCCTCTTGATGAAGCAATGCAGGTCTACTTTGTTGCAATGTTATGTGTTCAAGAGCACAGTGTGGAACGCCCCACAATGAGAGATGTTGTTCAAATGCTTGCAGAAGCTAAACAACCTAATACATTTCAAATGCAATGAGAAACACAAACaatgatccaaaaaaaaattgtcaaacatGATGGATATATGACTTGTTAAATGCACTAGTCCAGAGATATAATTGCAGGCAATATATAGTAgtgctttcttttttggtttttatttttttttttttttgggggggtttgGTAGCATATATGCTCTATATTGTTGCTTCATGTAGTTAGATTTGAGGGGTTTTGTGGTCAATTGAGTGCAAGTAAACGTGAACAGGGAGAGGTACTGAAAAAGTAATTCTGTAATTGTAATAGTTGGCTGTATTATTGTGTCATCATTTAGATGGAATCACCAAAGGATGTGAGGTTGCTTTTATTACATAGATTCTGTACTTATTTCTTTATCTAAAGGATGTTCGATGCATGAGACAAGGCAGGAAACAATTTCTCAGGCATGGTGTAACCATTTCCATGACATTGgatgaaaataataatggaatGGGAGAATTATTTCCTTCCATCTTTTGTTTCCTTCTCTCATCTCATGATagaatgatttttaatttaatcataCAATTCTCTATTCATAAATAAGAGTTGAGctaattaaattctatttttaaagtAATGTTAAAGATACAGCAAATTTAATAACTTATTGAAATGATAATTATAATCATgacaatatcatttttatatggacttactaataatattatttttgctaacttaCAATTTGCTAACTTAGcgattataaaaaataaaaaataaaaattgaaatttattgtgtaagTAGACTTTTGTCTATTCAAAAGATTTCAGCCGAGTTATAGCCATTGGAGTAGTTCTCTCCCTTTTTAGATTGGGAATAATTTCTagtatttctttgttttgaggatttaaaaattaatcGCTTTCCAACAATAAAGTAGTATCAACCATTAGATTATGTCTGAAGCTCACTTTTATTACTTTAAAGGTAAAACATGCAAATGCTTTCGTTGCATCAAGCATTGAAATGAGATGTTGGGTTATTTTATTGAACCggtaaaattaatcaattacccaagttgattaataattcaatttatgCAATGGTCTAATTATATTGTGTTGGGACCAAATAtattgctaaaataaaattccatGCAATAGAAAAGTAAGTTTCAAGATACTGTGATATGGTCACAATAGGGGAAAGCCCTAACAAGAAGAAAACCCTAACAAGAAAAATCccatgtgtgtatatatatatatatatatagggtgtgtttagataccgcttattttgctgaaactgaaaaattattgctgaaagtactgtagataaaaataaaaattagttgaaatagtatagtgggatctatgaatagtgccaaaaagtgcaaaaggctcatgaatagtagaaaaaataagctaaatagtgaaataattttaatttttcatttcaatccaaacgcacacaTAGTCACCACTCTTTGAAGAATCCACTAACAAAAATTGAGGTtacaagtatggagaatatacaCGATCTTGAAGTACCTATCTACAATAAAGCCTATTGAACTATCCAAGCATAGCTCCAATCCAGTAGGACTACTCTTCTTAGTGACCTTCATTGTATGTGAATATTTAATTCTTGACCGACTTCACAATCATTCTTCTTAATTGTAGAAGTTATTGGTGCAAATATCTTCGCAGCAAACATGCTCCAATGGTGAACCAGAAGCAACTTGGTATAAGAAAACCAAGGCGCACAAGGTTGCAACAACTTCTCACAATATATGTGTG
This genomic window contains:
- the LOC115968519 gene encoding leucine-rich repeat receptor-like serine/threonine-protein kinase BAM3, with protein sequence MAASDMRSVFLSILLLVFLTSSHPVFSHNVSLKGQASILVSLKQAFESYNSSLNTWNVSNYLSLCSWAGVLCDSMNRFVVSLDISNYNITGTLSPAITELPSLVNLSVAANNFAGSLPPDIHKLERLQFLNISINMFSGNLSWEFSQLKELVVLDAYDNSFNCSLPLGVSELPKLQYLDFGGNFFTGNIPSSYGDMKQLNYLSLAGNSLDGFIPSELGNLTNLKQLRLGYYNEFDGGIPPEIGKLINLSHLDLASCGLEGPIPAELGNLNKLDTVFMQTNQLSGWLPPQLGNLSSLKTLDLSNNVLTGAIPVELSGLKELTLLNLFINKLHGEIPQFIAELPKLEVLKLWQNNFTGAIPSKLGQNGRLIDLDLSTNKLTGLVPKSLCFGRNLKTLILQYNFLFGALPNDLGQCDTLNKVRLGHNYLTGSIPLGFLHLPELSLMELQNNYLSGQLPQDTSKVPSKLVQLNLSNNRLSGSLPTSIANFPSLQILLLNGNQFTGEIPSDIGQLKKVLTFDMSRNNISGRIPPEIGNCILLTYLDLSQNQLSGPIPVQTSQIHMLNYLNVSWNQLNQSLPKEIGSMKSLTSADFSHNNFSGPIPVTGQYSLFNSTSFSGNPQLCGSYLSPCNYSSISPLESHNHKGIKAQVSGKFKLIFALALLLCSLVFVILAIIKTRKVRRNSNLWKLTAFQKLEFGSEDILECIKDNNIIGRGGAGIVYRGTMPNGEQVAVKKLLGISKGSSHDNGLSAEIRTLGKIRHRNIVRLLAFCSNKETNFLVYEYMPNGSLGEVLHGKRGGFLKWATRLKIAIEAAKGLCYLHHDCSPLILHRDVKSNNILLNSDFEAHVADFGLAKFLQDTGTSECMSAIAGSYGYIAPEYAYTLRVDEKSDVYSFGVVLLELITGRRPVGNFGEEGIDIVQWTKIQTNSSKERVVKILDERLGDIPLDEAMQVYFVAMLCVQEHSVERPTMRDVVQMLAEAKQPNTFQMQ